The proteins below come from a single Paludibacter jiangxiensis genomic window:
- a CDS encoding HU family DNA-binding protein: MNNKELITELARSLDLPKEKISALLDATAKAMAEELSKGNSVNMQGFGVFESRRKDERVSVNPRTKIRTLIPPKQVVVFKPSNSLKDKVKQSNLHE; encoded by the coding sequence ATGAACAATAAAGAATTAATTACAGAATTAGCGCGCAGTCTGGACTTGCCCAAAGAAAAAATCAGCGCACTGCTTGATGCTACAGCGAAAGCGATGGCTGAAGAATTAAGCAAAGGGAACTCTGTAAATATGCAGGGATTTGGAGTTTTCGAATCAAGGCGGAAAGATGAGCGGGTTTCTGTCAATCCCCGCACCAAAATCCGGACACTTATTCCACCGAAACAGGTAGTAGTTTTCAAGCCCAGTAATTCATTAAAAGACAAAGTAAAGCAAAGCAACCTTCATGAGTAA
- a CDS encoding HU family DNA-binding protein, producing MSNEKISSLELISAISEQSGTTKKVATAFMRQLSETVEEALLRDGIVKIKGFGTYKITWNESRSSINVNTGERYEIAGHNKLTFTPDDEVSDIVNRPYAHLEPMDLDGNFTEKAAELPEEDPHMKRFSEQASEIVNLIADMQAFKPKKKAKPEPVQEPQSIEPAAEIIATPAIEPEPIKEEEPQPAASTEADVVSEPVATTTEKIEEPLQPAPEARKSETIIQETPKQKEPEPTIPSATVTEVVAKEAENHREPVASSIETEAKLIEQMASQPEKRSFKWLYISLAIIILLSGVAFAFYYYYPALFPQQPVQKAVVVKNAVKPQPTVQTPVNSPNDSVEKPKAKPVHESVKEKAPDPAPAPPKDVFETPRVYKEFITTETTSEGTWLTMLSLKYYGHKLFWVYIYEANKDKIHNPGVLPPGTKLKIPKLDPRLIDKHNGRCFRQASELQTLYTTKQ from the coding sequence ATGAGTAACGAAAAGATTTCATCCCTTGAGCTGATATCGGCTATTTCGGAGCAGAGCGGCACGACCAAAAAGGTAGCCACTGCTTTCATGCGACAGTTGTCTGAAACTGTTGAAGAAGCTTTGTTGCGCGACGGCATTGTAAAGATCAAAGGCTTTGGAACATATAAAATTACCTGGAACGAAAGCCGTTCAAGTATCAATGTGAATACCGGCGAACGTTACGAAATTGCAGGGCACAATAAATTAACGTTCACTCCTGACGATGAAGTATCGGACATAGTGAACCGTCCTTATGCTCATCTGGAACCGATGGATCTGGATGGAAATTTTACCGAAAAAGCAGCCGAACTGCCGGAAGAAGATCCGCACATGAAGCGCTTTTCCGAACAGGCATCAGAAATCGTCAACCTGATTGCCGACATGCAGGCCTTCAAGCCAAAAAAGAAAGCAAAACCAGAGCCCGTTCAGGAACCACAATCCATTGAACCGGCAGCTGAAATTATAGCTACACCTGCAATTGAACCGGAACCTATAAAAGAAGAAGAACCTCAACCGGCCGCCTCTACAGAAGCTGACGTTGTCTCTGAGCCTGTAGCTACAACTACCGAGAAAATCGAAGAGCCGCTTCAGCCGGCACCAGAGGCACGTAAATCCGAAACAATAATTCAGGAAACACCGAAACAGAAAGAACCTGAGCCAACAATTCCTTCTGCAACTGTAACCGAAGTCGTTGCAAAAGAAGCCGAAAACCATCGCGAACCGGTGGCATCTTCTATTGAAACAGAAGCAAAATTGATAGAACAAATGGCTTCTCAGCCCGAGAAAAGAAGTTTTAAATGGTTATACATTAGCCTGGCAATCATAATTTTACTTTCAGGAGTCGCTTTTGCATTTTACTATTATTATCCTGCATTGTTTCCGCAACAACCGGTTCAAAAAGCAGTTGTTGTAAAAAACGCCGTTAAACCTCAACCTACGGTTCAGACTCCGGTAAACAGCCCAAACGATTCTGTGGAAAAGCCAAAGGCAAAACCTGTACATGAAAGCGTGAAAGAAAAGGCCCCGGATCCCGCTCCTGCTCCACCTAAAGATGTGTTTGAAACACCACGGGTGTATAAGGAATTTATCACAACCGAAACAACTTCTGAAGGAACATGGCTAACCATGTTATCGTTGAAATATTACGGGCACAAGCTATTCTGGGTTTATATTTACGAAGCCAACAAAGACAAGATACACAATCCCGGAGTTTTGCCTCCGGGCACAAAACTGAAAATCCCCAAACTTGATCCGAGACTAATCGACAAACATAACGGACGTTGTTTCCGACAAGCAAGCGAATTACAAACATTGTACACCACAAAGCAGTGA
- a CDS encoding glycosyltransferase family 2 protein, which yields MEPKTSLIISTYNNTEALALLLKSVRLQSVLPEEVIVADDGSGEATKELILKEEILFPVPLIHVWQPDEGFRLAHIRNKAVALAKYDYLISIDGDIILHQHFVRDHKAFAEKGCFIQGGRVILFEAASKKILRNGDTHVSYFNPAIYNRHNTISSPFLAKLFTKIRTQSVRRIRGCNASFWKEDLINVNGYNELFVGWGSEDKELAVRLYNSGIKLKVIKFGAVCYHLHHKLKINNRRLERNNQLLKEAQKQKIVKCDEGISKYLS from the coding sequence ATGGAACCTAAAACATCATTAATCATCTCCACCTACAATAATACGGAAGCTCTGGCGTTACTGCTCAAGAGCGTGCGACTGCAGTCCGTTTTACCGGAAGAGGTAATTGTGGCTGATGACGGTTCCGGAGAAGCGACCAAAGAGCTCATTCTCAAAGAAGAGATTCTGTTTCCGGTTCCTTTGATACATGTATGGCAACCCGACGAAGGATTCCGTTTAGCACATATCCGCAACAAAGCGGTCGCTCTGGCAAAATACGATTACCTGATTTCTATCGACGGAGATATCATTTTGCATCAACATTTCGTGAGAGATCATAAGGCATTTGCTGAAAAAGGATGCTTTATACAGGGAGGGCGCGTTATTCTGTTCGAGGCAGCCTCTAAAAAGATTCTCAGAAACGGAGACACCCATGTATCTTATTTTAATCCGGCCATATACAACCGGCACAACACAATCTCGTCTCCTTTTCTGGCAAAGCTTTTTACTAAAATCAGAACTCAAAGCGTAAGAAGAATACGGGGTTGTAATGCATCATTCTGGAAAGAAGATCTGATTAATGTAAATGGCTATAATGAATTATTTGTCGGTTGGGGCAGTGAAGACAAAGAGCTGGCCGTCCGTCTCTATAATTCAGGAATCAAACTCAAAGTCATAAAATTCGGAGCCGTCTGCTATCACCTCCATCACAAATTAAAGATCAACAACCGGAGGCTTGAACGGAATAATCAATTACTAAAAGAGGCTCAGAAACAGAAAATTGTAAAATGCGATGAGGGTATCAGCAAATATTTATCCTGA
- a CDS encoding FtsK/SpoIIIE family DNA translocase yields MAKTESSKKKSQSKDNQSNTMPNRFIRLLKDERTHFILGLIVLVGVIYVALSLISFFYTGAADQSKIQDPWYINMGGNDANIENWTGAIGAHIAEAMINRGFGVAAFAWLIFPIVVGLRLMSVRAIELWKAFIYPMLIMVWLSLFLGTTLSYVYKDTFLFLGGEHGYYLGEWMRSKFGWSGTVLVLAVTCLIFCIIIFSGTLPFLRSLFKRKPKPEVPFAAEAATVSAASMEVETEMIADPKENTLTIEVDDLDEEDPFVVGTEEESPKEESDFEVVAPQPETYQPALSTAEAHHLFDNNKPLDNEDEYDQSSLGEYDPTIDLSHYKFPVLELLKEYNNGITSVDMDEQNANKHKIINTLKNYGIEIDSIKATVGPTITLYEIVPKPGVRISKIKNLEDDIALSLAALGIRIIAPIPGKGTIGIEVPNRDPQIVSMRSVISSKKFQESRYDLPVAFGSTITNEIFMLDLCKMPHLLVAGATGQGKSVGLNAIIASLLYKKHPSTLKFVLVDPKKVEFNIYSGIEKHFLAKLPDGEEAIITDVSKVVQTLNSLTKEMDDRYELLKKAHVRNIKEYNAKFVSRHLNPEKGHKFLPYIVVIIDEFGDLIMQAGKEVELPIARIAQLARAVGIHMVIATQRPSTNIITGVIKANFPARVAFRVMAMVDSRTILDTPGANQLIGRGDMLFSQGGDLVRVQCAFVDTPEVENIVKYISQQQSYPTAFYLPEYVGGESEGNDLSDVDLSKRDPLFEEAARLIVASQQGSTSLIQRKFSIGYNRAGRLADQLEAAGIIGPPDGSKPRQVLISDEYNLEMKLKNL; encoded by the coding sequence ATGGCGAAGACCGAATCCTCCAAGAAGAAATCTCAATCAAAAGACAACCAATCAAATACAATGCCCAATAGATTTATAAGGCTTCTGAAAGACGAACGCACTCATTTTATTCTGGGACTAATCGTTTTGGTAGGCGTAATTTATGTTGCACTATCGCTCATTTCCTTTTTTTACACCGGAGCTGCTGATCAGAGCAAGATCCAGGATCCATGGTACATTAACATGGGAGGAAATGATGCCAATATCGAGAACTGGACCGGGGCTATCGGAGCTCACATCGCAGAAGCCATGATTAACCGCGGGTTTGGTGTGGCTGCGTTTGCCTGGCTGATTTTTCCGATTGTAGTAGGCCTACGGCTCATGTCCGTACGCGCAATCGAACTCTGGAAAGCATTTATCTACCCCATGCTTATCATGGTTTGGCTATCACTCTTTTTAGGCACAACACTGTCATACGTTTACAAAGACACATTCTTATTCCTTGGCGGAGAACACGGATATTACCTCGGCGAATGGATGCGCAGTAAATTCGGATGGTCTGGCACCGTACTCGTGCTGGCCGTTACCTGCCTGATATTCTGCATCATTATTTTCAGCGGAACTTTACCATTCCTTCGCAGCTTGTTCAAGCGTAAGCCCAAGCCTGAAGTACCGTTTGCCGCCGAAGCCGCAACTGTTTCTGCCGCCAGCATGGAAGTTGAAACTGAAATGATTGCCGATCCGAAAGAAAACACATTAACCATCGAGGTGGATGATTTGGATGAAGAAGATCCTTTTGTTGTCGGCACGGAAGAGGAAAGTCCGAAAGAGGAAAGTGATTTTGAAGTAGTAGCTCCTCAACCCGAGACTTACCAACCGGCTTTAAGCACTGCCGAGGCTCATCATCTGTTCGACAACAATAAACCACTTGATAATGAAGATGAATACGACCAGTCATCGCTGGGCGAATACGACCCGACTATCGACCTATCGCACTATAAATTCCCGGTTCTAGAGCTGCTGAAAGAGTACAACAACGGCATCACCTCCGTCGACATGGACGAGCAAAACGCCAACAAGCACAAAATCATCAACACACTCAAGAACTACGGCATTGAGATTGACAGCATCAAAGCAACCGTCGGCCCAACCATTACACTTTACGAAATAGTTCCGAAACCGGGTGTTCGTATCTCCAAAATCAAGAATCTGGAAGACGACATCGCGTTAAGTCTGGCAGCTCTCGGCATCCGTATCATCGCTCCGATTCCTGGCAAAGGCACCATCGGTATTGAAGTACCGAACCGTGATCCACAGATCGTTTCGATGCGTTCTGTCATCAGTTCCAAAAAATTCCAGGAATCACGCTACGATTTGCCGGTAGCATTCGGAAGCACGATCACCAACGAGATCTTCATGCTCGACTTGTGCAAAATGCCTCACTTACTGGTAGCCGGAGCTACAGGACAAGGAAAGTCGGTGGGTCTGAATGCCATCATCGCATCGTTGCTCTACAAAAAACACCCGTCGACGCTGAAGTTTGTACTGGTCGACCCGAAAAAAGTAGAGTTCAATATCTATTCGGGTATCGAAAAGCATTTTCTTGCCAAACTACCTGACGGAGAAGAAGCTATCATTACCGACGTTTCCAAGGTGGTTCAAACGCTCAACTCGCTCACAAAAGAGATGGACGACCGTTACGAATTGCTCAAGAAAGCGCATGTACGAAACATCAAGGAATACAACGCAAAATTCGTTTCGCGCCACCTCAACCCCGAAAAAGGGCATAAGTTCCTGCCATACATCGTTGTAATCATCGACGAGTTTGGTGACCTGATTATGCAGGCCGGCAAAGAGGTGGAATTGCCGATTGCACGTATTGCTCAGCTGGCTCGTGCCGTGGGTATTCACATGGTGATTGCCACCCAACGTCCATCAACCAACATCATCACCGGGGTGATCAAAGCAAACTTCCCTGCCCGTGTGGCTTTCCGCGTAATGGCAATGGTCGATTCGCGTACTATCCTCGACACGCCGGGTGCCAACCAACTGATCGGACGTGGAGACATGCTCTTCTCGCAAGGCGGCGATCTGGTTCGCGTACAGTGTGCATTTGTGGATACTCCTGAAGTTGAGAATATTGTCAAATATATTTCGCAACAGCAATCCTACCCAACGGCATTCTATCTGCCCGAATACGTGGGCGGCGAAAGTGAAGGCAACGACCTGTCGGATGTGGATCTTTCGAAACGAGACCCATTGTTCGAGGAAGCAGCACGCCTGATTGTTGCAAGCCAACAGGGATCAACCTCGCTGATTCAGCGCAAATTCTCTATCGGGTACAACCGTGCCGGACGCCTGGCCGACCAGCTCGAAGCCGCCGGTATTATCGGTCCGCCCGACGGCAGCAAACCACGTCAGGTACTAATTTCCGACGAGTATAACCTGGAGATGAAGCTAAAAAATTTGTAG
- the rimO gene encoding 30S ribosomal protein S12 methylthiotransferase RimO: protein MKKSNLVDIITMGCSKNLVDTEHVMRQLESNGYRVKHDSNNPEGGIVIINTCGFIGDAKEESINTILQFAELKQAKKIDKLIVMGCLSQRYLEELKLELPEVDHFYGKFDFKSIINDLGKAYRPDLELERTLTTPPHYAYVKISEGCDRTCSYCAIPIITGKHQSRPIEEIVDEGKWLVSQGVKEFQLIAQDLSYYGYDLYKKSKLAELTQRLSDIKGVEWIRLHYAYPAHFPFDILPVIHERDNVCNYLDIALQHSSDHMLKLMRRNVTTAETKDLLARIRSEVPGIHLRTTLLVGHPEETEEDVEQLKEFVREQQFERLGVFAYSHEESTYAHKHYKDNIPDEVKQQRVDDIMELQRPISAKHNEKKVGQTFKVIIDREENEYYVGRTEFDSPEVDPEVLISKKHKVKTGHFYPVKITTFDDYDLFGEISNPQQDEQ, encoded by the coding sequence ATGAAGAAATCCAATCTTGTAGATATAATCACTATGGGCTGCTCCAAAAACCTTGTGGACACGGAGCATGTGATGCGCCAACTCGAATCGAACGGGTATCGCGTAAAGCACGACTCGAACAATCCGGAAGGTGGCATTGTCATCATCAACACCTGCGGTTTTATAGGTGATGCCAAAGAAGAATCCATCAATACTATATTACAGTTTGCAGAACTGAAGCAAGCAAAAAAGATCGACAAGCTGATTGTGATGGGCTGTCTTTCTCAACGTTATCTGGAAGAACTAAAGCTTGAATTACCGGAAGTGGATCATTTTTATGGCAAGTTCGATTTCAAATCGATCATCAACGACCTGGGCAAAGCCTACCGTCCTGATCTTGAACTCGAAAGAACATTAACCACACCTCCGCATTATGCCTATGTGAAAATTTCGGAAGGTTGCGATCGCACCTGTTCATACTGTGCTATCCCTATAATAACAGGTAAGCATCAGTCGCGCCCCATCGAAGAGATTGTGGACGAAGGAAAATGGCTTGTAAGTCAGGGCGTAAAAGAGTTTCAACTCATCGCGCAGGATCTCTCCTACTACGGTTATGATCTTTACAAAAAATCGAAACTGGCAGAGCTGACACAACGTTTATCGGACATCAAAGGAGTGGAATGGATACGATTGCATTATGCCTATCCGGCACATTTCCCATTCGATATTTTGCCTGTTATACACGAACGCGACAACGTGTGCAACTATCTGGATATTGCTTTGCAGCACAGTAGCGATCACATGCTAAAACTGATGCGCCGGAATGTAACGACAGCCGAAACAAAAGACTTACTAGCCCGCATTCGCAGCGAGGTGCCCGGAATTCATCTTCGCACGACACTTTTGGTGGGCCATCCCGAAGAGACGGAAGAAGACGTTGAGCAACTGAAAGAATTTGTCAGAGAGCAGCAGTTCGAGCGACTCGGAGTGTTCGCCTATTCGCACGAAGAAAGCACTTACGCTCACAAACATTACAAGGACAACATTCCGGACGAAGTAAAACAACAGCGCGTCGACGACATCATGGAGTTGCAACGCCCCATCTCGGCCAAACACAACGAAAAGAAGGTGGGACAAACGTTCAAAGTCATTATCGACCGTGAAGAAAACGAATATTACGTCGGACGTACGGAATTTGATTCACCAGAAGTTGATCCGGAAGTTCTAATTTCCAAAAAACATAAAGTAAAAACCGGCCATTTTTATCCGGTAAAAATCACTACCTTTGACGATTACGACCTGTTTGGTGAAATTTCAAATCCACAGCAAGATGAACAATAA
- a CDS encoding YwbE family protein — MNGQNRSDIKPGLEVGIVLKADQRSGHITEGIVQDVLTNSMFHPHGIKVRLTSGEVGRVQYIK, encoded by the coding sequence ATGAACGGACAAAACAGAAGCGATATAAAGCCAGGCCTTGAGGTCGGAATTGTGCTGAAAGCAGATCAACGATCGGGGCATATAACAGAAGGAATAGTGCAGGATGTTCTGACCAATAGCATGTTTCATCCTCACGGCATTAAAGTAAGACTTACGTCGGGCGAAGTTGGCCGGGTTCAGTATATCAAATAA